The proteins below come from a single Mucilaginibacter mali genomic window:
- a CDS encoding cysteine-rich CWC family protein, which translates to MAQHEDKHCPRCGKPFECKVGSILLCQCNGITFNDAEWGHILNNYADCLCRDCLLHIRHEIHTLTTQQKLQAILAPIKKK; encoded by the coding sequence ATGGCACAACACGAAGACAAACATTGCCCACGCTGCGGCAAACCCTTTGAATGTAAGGTAGGCAGCATATTACTATGCCAGTGCAACGGCATTACATTTAACGATGCCGAATGGGGCCACATCCTGAACAATTATGCCGATTGCCTGTGCCGCGACTGCCTGTTGCACATCAGGCACGAGATACATACCTTAACCACCCAGCAAAAACTGCAGGCCATATTGGCCCCTATTAAAAAGAAATGA
- a CDS encoding acyl-CoA thioesterase: MNLAERITLSETRVFKTVFPNTTNHYDTLFGGTAMHMMDEVAFMTATRFSRKRMVTVSSDRIDFKKPIPAGTIVELVGKVIHVGNTSLKVSVEIYVEQMYAESRELAVHGDFTFVAIDEHKKPVRVMA, translated from the coding sequence ATGAACTTAGCAGAAAGGATCACCCTATCGGAAACACGGGTATTTAAAACCGTTTTCCCCAATACCACCAACCATTACGATACGCTGTTTGGCGGCACAGCCATGCACATGATGGACGAGGTGGCGTTTATGACCGCCACCCGCTTTAGCCGCAAACGCATGGTAACGGTATCGTCAGACCGTATCGACTTTAAGAAACCCATCCCCGCGGGCACCATTGTAGAACTGGTGGGCAAGGTGATACACGTGGGCAATACCAGTCTGAAGGTAAGTGTAGAGATCTATGTAGAACAAATGTATGCCGAAAGCCGCGAACTGGCCGTACACGGCGACTTTACCTTTGTAGCTATAGATGAGCATAAAAAACCTGTACGGGTGATGGCCTGA
- a CDS encoding GNAT family N-acetyltransferase, producing MSYEDIPLVNNEAIHNFELHIEGYHALIDYRLKGDKIYLVHTEVPAELEGRGVAAAIVTKALEYIEQHHLKLVPLCVYVQGFLKRHPEWNRLLAD from the coding sequence ATGAGTTACGAAGACATCCCGCTGGTAAATAACGAGGCCATCCACAATTTTGAATTACACATCGAGGGCTACCATGCCCTTATAGATTACCGCCTGAAAGGGGATAAGATATACCTGGTGCATACCGAAGTGCCTGCCGAACTGGAAGGCCGTGGCGTTGCGGCCGCCATTGTAACTAAAGCGCTGGAATACATTGAGCAGCATCACCTTAAACTGGTGCCGCTTTGCGTATACGTGCAGGGCTTTTTAAAACGCCACCCCGAGTGGAACAGGCTGTTGGCGGACTGA
- a CDS encoding iron-containing alcohol dehydrogenase, giving the protein MELTGNNAYRDITIRFPGQVIIGKNALLKLTDELAARGYSNVIIVTIQPLLDLLQPMVQQLEQQGISVTLDTSIVQEPSFADVEAMLKSFGNIFADAVVGIGGGSVLDAAKLVAAQLDNTQTLHDITGNGLLKGRRKGLICIPTTAGTGSEVSPNAILVDEADNQKKGIISPYLVPDMVIIDPALTATLPPAVTAATGLDALTHCLEAYTNLYAHPFIDMYAYEGMRLIAQNLVAAVTDGTNEDARTQLAIGSMLGGFCLGPVNTAGVHALSYPLGSMFHLAHGLSNALLLPYVMEYNMPAVPARYAAVARALGCNSGATDEETAMAGIAKVRELIEQCGIASRLSEAGIDKAAIPDMATDAMKITRLLKNNPRPINLNNAIDIYEAAY; this is encoded by the coding sequence ATGGAACTAACAGGTAATAATGCTTACCGGGATATCACCATCCGATTCCCCGGCCAAGTGATTATCGGCAAAAACGCGCTATTAAAACTGACGGATGAACTGGCTGCCCGCGGGTACTCCAATGTCATCATCGTTACCATACAGCCCTTGCTCGATCTGCTGCAACCAATGGTACAACAACTGGAGCAGCAAGGCATCAGCGTTACGCTTGATACATCGATAGTACAGGAACCATCTTTTGCCGATGTGGAGGCCATGCTGAAAAGCTTCGGCAACATCTTCGCGGATGCGGTGGTAGGCATCGGCGGCGGCAGCGTGCTGGATGCCGCCAAACTGGTAGCCGCGCAGTTAGATAATACACAAACATTACATGATATCACCGGTAACGGTTTATTAAAAGGCCGCCGTAAGGGACTGATCTGTATCCCCACCACCGCCGGCACCGGCAGCGAGGTATCGCCTAACGCTATTTTAGTAGATGAAGCAGATAACCAGAAGAAAGGCATCATCAGCCCGTACCTGGTACCCGATATGGTGATCATCGATCCGGCGTTAACGGCTACCCTGCCACCAGCGGTAACCGCAGCCACCGGCCTGGACGCGCTTACCCATTGCCTGGAAGCTTATACCAACCTGTACGCGCACCCCTTTATAGATATGTACGCCTACGAGGGCATGCGCCTGATAGCCCAAAACCTGGTAGCCGCCGTTACCGATGGCACTAACGAGGATGCCCGCACACAACTGGCCATTGGCAGTATGCTGGGTGGCTTTTGCTTAGGCCCGGTAAATACGGCCGGTGTACATGCCTTATCTTACCCATTGGGTAGCATGTTCCATTTGGCGCATGGCTTATCAAACGCCTTGTTGCTGCCTTATGTAATGGAATATAACATGCCGGCCGTGCCTGCCCGTTATGCTGCCGTTGCCCGCGCTTTAGGCTGCAACAGCGGCGCTACCGACGAGGAGACCGCCATGGCCGGCATAGCCAAAGTGCGCGAACTGATAGAACAATGCGGCATAGCATCAAGGTTAAGCGAAGCAGGCATAGATAAAGCCGCCATCCCCGATATGGCTACCGATGCGATGAAAATAACCCGCCTGCTGAAGAACAACCCAAGGCCCATCAACCTGAATAATGCTATTGATATTTACGAAGCGGCATACTGA
- a CDS encoding dihydrodipicolinate synthase family protein, with the protein MKVKKKYNGLVVPSVTPLTENHKLDHKGVEKIFDSFSNFGAVPFILGTTGEASSLPADVKIDFINLAAKLKQPGKMLYAGISSNCVAESITMAKHCADAGVDAVVAHLPAYFNLTEHEIQKYFETLADMTPVPLIVYNIPATTHISIPLQLIDKLSHHDNIVGTKDSERSMDRLNESLALWAKRSDFSHFLGWAAQSAHALINGSDGLVPSTGNLCPDIYQEMIGAVEREDEQTAYMLQAHSDLLGNLYQSKRLLGGSLAALKSLMQSAGLCQPHMMPPLEPVSQLDAAELQRTLHSIIAKENLNLPFYQ; encoded by the coding sequence ATGAAAGTTAAAAAGAAATATAATGGCTTAGTGGTGCCGTCTGTAACCCCCCTTACAGAAAACCATAAACTTGATCACAAAGGCGTCGAAAAGATATTCGACAGCTTTTCTAATTTTGGTGCCGTACCTTTTATATTGGGCACCACCGGCGAAGCATCGTCGCTGCCGGCCGATGTGAAGATTGATTTCATTAACCTGGCTGCCAAATTAAAGCAGCCTGGCAAAATGCTGTATGCGGGCATATCATCAAATTGTGTAGCCGAATCTATCACCATGGCCAAGCATTGCGCCGATGCCGGTGTAGATGCCGTTGTTGCCCACCTGCCTGCTTACTTTAACCTTACCGAGCACGAGATCCAAAAATACTTCGAGACCCTGGCCGATATGACCCCGGTGCCACTGATCGTTTATAACATCCCGGCTACTACCCATATCTCCATCCCGTTGCAACTGATCGATAAACTGAGCCACCATGATAACATCGTTGGCACCAAGGATTCGGAACGTAGCATGGACAGACTGAACGAATCATTAGCGTTGTGGGCAAAACGCAGCGATTTCAGCCACTTTTTGGGATGGGCCGCGCAATCGGCACACGCCTTAATTAATGGCAGCGACGGCCTGGTGCCCAGCACCGGTAACCTTTGCCCCGATATTTACCAGGAGATGATTGGCGCGGTAGAGCGCGAAGACGAGCAAACCGCTTATATGCTGCAAGCACATTCCGATCTGCTGGGCAACCTGTACCAAAGCAAACGCTTGCTGGGTGGTTCGCTGGCGGCCTTAAAATCGCTGATGCAGAGCGCGGGGTTATGCCAGCCGCACATGATGCCACCGCTGGAGCCGGTATCGCAACTGGATGCCGCCGAATTGCAGCGCACCCTGCACAGCATCATCGCAAAAGAAAACCTTAACCTGCCCTTTTACCAATGA
- the pdxA gene encoding 4-hydroxythreonine-4-phosphate dehydrogenase PdxA, whose protein sequence is MSNYKPIIGITMGDPASIGPEIAVKALLTERLFEVCRPVIIGDAAVFEDIVKRFGSKAKINAITDIKDARFIYGEPDVYDLKNVDMSQFKFGEISAMAGGASFEAVKKVIELAMAGEIDATVTGPINKKSVNEAGHHFAGHTEIYAHFTNTKKYAMLLVEDHMKVIHVSTHVSLRQACDLVKKDRIIEVTELLHNGLISLGEKNLKIGIAGLNPHAGDSGLFGTEDDMEILPAVEEARRLGYDVEGPVPADTMFSKASTGYYGGVVAMYHDQGHIPFKLTGFKWNSEKQQMDSVKGVNITMGLPIIRTSVDHGTAFEIAGKGVASPDAMILAIESAIQLSKYRSVEKV, encoded by the coding sequence ATGAGCAATTACAAACCTATTATAGGCATTACCATGGGCGATCCAGCCAGCATTGGCCCCGAGATTGCCGTTAAAGCATTATTAACCGAGCGCCTGTTCGAGGTTTGCCGCCCGGTTATTATTGGCGATGCAGCCGTGTTCGAGGACATTGTGAAGCGTTTTGGTTCGAAAGCTAAGATCAACGCTATTACCGATATTAAGGATGCTCGCTTTATTTATGGCGAACCCGATGTATACGATCTGAAAAATGTAGATATGAGCCAGTTTAAATTCGGCGAGATCTCGGCCATGGCGGGTGGCGCCTCATTCGAAGCGGTGAAAAAAGTGATAGAGCTGGCGATGGCCGGTGAGATAGACGCCACCGTTACCGGGCCTATCAATAAAAAATCGGTGAACGAGGCCGGGCACCACTTTGCCGGGCATACCGAAATTTACGCGCATTTTACCAACACCAAAAAATACGCCATGCTGCTGGTAGAGGATCATATGAAGGTGATCCACGTATCTACCCACGTATCATTACGACAAGCTTGCGACCTGGTAAAGAAAGATCGCATCATCGAAGTGACCGAACTGCTGCACAACGGCCTGATATCTCTCGGCGAAAAGAACCTGAAGATAGGTATTGCCGGATTGAACCCCCACGCGGGCGATTCGGGCCTGTTTGGTACCGAGGATGATATGGAGATATTACCGGCCGTTGAAGAAGCCCGTCGTTTAGGTTACGATGTAGAAGGCCCCGTTCCGGCGGATACCATGTTCTCTAAAGCATCAACCGGGTATTATGGTGGCGTAGTGGCTATGTATCACGATCAGGGCCATATCCCTTTTAAGCTGACCGGCTTTAAATGGAATAGCGAAAAGCAACAAATGGACAGCGTGAAAGGTGTAAACATCACCATGGGCCTGCCTATTATCCGTACTTCGGTAGATCATGGTACGGCTTTCGAGATTGCGGGCAAAGGCGTTGCCAGTCCGGATGCCATGATATTGGCTATCGAATCGGCCATACAGCTCAGCAAGTACCGCTCAGTTGAAAAGGTATGA
- a CDS encoding four-carbon acid sugar kinase family protein: protein MIAVIADDLTGAAELAGIGLQYQLKTEIEMLVDAETDADLLIIATDTRAMTAEEAKATVSQITRQLMALKPRSIFKKIDSVLRGHVVDEVMSQMEASGLQSALIVAGNPSHNKTIVDGVYYYEDQPVHLSNFANDPCFPAISSDVKTILRTDDEIHVLKQDEPIPVQGISIGEIAVDTDFDQWVAKAGADTLLAGSAGLFESLLKHLQSTPIVSPVVNCSLKSARLFVLGSTFNKDNYQVIDGLLNNTPVVYLPDEIIFGDEIPETTAKNYVEQVVSALSHAGSCVMAIHPEATTNKTVDPVALTHKMGLMVKRIGQNINLHQILIEGGATATAVLQHLGITKLVPLQQLSPGVICTSIPGNNQLNVTLKPGSYPWPPGIWQPTN, encoded by the coding sequence ATGATAGCCGTAATAGCCGATGACCTGACAGGGGCCGCCGAACTGGCGGGCATAGGCCTGCAATACCAGCTGAAGACAGAGATAGAGATGCTGGTAGATGCCGAAACCGATGCCGACCTGCTCATCATCGCTACGGATACACGGGCTATGACGGCCGAAGAAGCGAAAGCCACCGTCAGCCAGATCACCCGGCAACTGATGGCCTTAAAGCCGCGATCCATCTTTAAAAAGATCGATTCGGTACTGCGCGGCCATGTGGTAGATGAGGTGATGAGCCAAATGGAAGCATCGGGCCTGCAAAGCGCCCTGATCGTAGCCGGCAACCCATCGCACAATAAAACAATTGTAGACGGGGTTTACTATTACGAAGACCAGCCCGTACACCTCAGCAATTTCGCTAACGACCCCTGCTTTCCTGCTATATCATCAGATGTAAAAACCATTTTGCGCACCGATGATGAGATCCATGTATTAAAACAGGATGAGCCGATCCCCGTTCAGGGAATCAGTATAGGCGAGATTGCCGTTGACACCGATTTTGACCAATGGGTAGCCAAAGCTGGCGCGGATACGTTGCTGGCCGGATCGGCAGGCTTGTTCGAGAGTTTGCTGAAGCACCTGCAAAGTACACCTATTGTGTCCCCTGTTGTTAATTGCAGCTTAAAATCGGCCCGGTTGTTTGTACTGGGCAGCACCTTTAATAAAGATAATTACCAGGTTATAGATGGCCTGTTGAACAATACCCCGGTAGTTTATCTGCCGGATGAAATTATTTTCGGGGATGAGATCCCGGAAACAACTGCTAAAAACTATGTTGAACAAGTAGTATCGGCTTTAAGTCACGCAGGCAGTTGCGTTATGGCCATCCACCCCGAAGCTACCACCAACAAAACTGTAGACCCAGTTGCGCTTACCCATAAGATGGGCTTAATGGTAAAACGCATCGGCCAAAACATTAACTTGCACCAAATATTGATAGAAGGCGGAGCTACGGCGACCGCTGTTCTGCAGCATTTGGGCATTACCAAACTGGTACCTCTACAGCAACTATCGCCCGGGGTAATTTGCACCAGCATACCCGGCAACAACCAATTAAATGTAACTTTAAAGCCCGGCAGCTACCCCTGGCCGCCCGGCATTTGGCAACCAACCAATTAA
- a CDS encoding sodium:solute symporter, whose product MQHQTLHLIDYIIIALALATSLTIGLRFSKGQNSTGKYFVARGSLPAWAIGMSLMATLISSVTFLAYPGEGFASNWILLVQGLMVPVVLLCMVWFVVPLYRKVIGVSTYEYFEKRFGLFARFYSSVGFVLTHFSKMGTVFFLLALALSNMTNTNTYAIIWIIGFVIIVITLIGGIEAVIWADVVQGFLLIAGGIASFLIIIFSIKGGLPELWHVATINHKNNFGPYTWNFKKLTFVVMVINGLFYAIQKYGTDQTMVQRYLSAKTDKSAIRASLLGVALTVPLWALFMFIGTALFVFYQQHPLPAGMKDDAVFPYFIMTELPPGVVGLILAALISAAISSLGADLNCLSAIGVEDYYKKFKPGKSDKTYLKAGRWIVVLAGIGAIMIATLYLQVGGEGALGIVFTLYAIFSGGIVGIFLLGLFSARANRQGLTIGIIACVIFTAWAFLTSTKIGLGDDKHILLNLGHYNFNQHKYMLGVYSHFVVIIVGYLASLFFPKPVLDKNLLYSGWLEAKRANKLQEKANA is encoded by the coding sequence ATGCAACACCAAACGCTGCACCTGATCGACTATATCATTATCGCCCTGGCGCTGGCAACATCGTTAACCATTGGCCTGCGCTTTTCTAAGGGGCAAAATTCAACCGGCAAATATTTTGTAGCACGGGGGTCACTACCTGCCTGGGCTATCGGCATGTCGCTCATGGCTACATTGATCAGCAGCGTTACTTTCCTGGCTTACCCGGGCGAGGGCTTTGCATCAAACTGGATATTGCTGGTACAGGGGCTGATGGTACCCGTAGTACTGCTGTGCATGGTGTGGTTTGTGGTGCCGCTTTACCGCAAAGTAATTGGGGTGAGTACCTACGAGTACTTTGAGAAGCGTTTCGGCCTGTTCGCCCGCTTTTACAGTTCGGTGGGCTTTGTGCTCACGCATTTCTCAAAAATGGGCACCGTGTTCTTCCTGCTGGCGCTGGCGCTATCAAACATGACCAATACCAACACCTACGCCATCATCTGGATCATTGGTTTCGTGATCATCGTTATCACACTGATAGGCGGTATTGAGGCTGTAATTTGGGCCGATGTGGTACAGGGCTTTTTGCTGATAGCGGGCGGTATCGCATCGTTCCTTATCATCATATTCTCGATAAAAGGCGGCCTGCCCGAACTGTGGCACGTGGCTACCATCAACCATAAAAATAACTTTGGGCCTTATACCTGGAACTTTAAGAAGCTAACATTTGTGGTAATGGTCATCAACGGGTTGTTCTACGCCATCCAAAAATACGGCACCGACCAAACCATGGTGCAGCGTTACCTGTCTGCCAAAACAGATAAGTCGGCCATTCGCGCATCATTGTTAGGCGTGGCCTTAACCGTGCCGCTTTGGGCGCTGTTTATGTTTATCGGGACGGCGTTGTTTGTATTCTACCAGCAACACCCGCTGCCAGCAGGTATGAAAGATGATGCCGTGTTCCCCTATTTCATCATGACCGAATTGCCGCCAGGCGTAGTAGGTTTAATATTGGCGGCATTGATCTCCGCGGCAATATCCAGTCTTGGCGCCGACCTCAATTGTCTTTCGGCCATTGGTGTAGAAGATTACTACAAAAAATTCAAGCCGGGCAAATCAGATAAAACCTACCTGAAAGCGGGCCGCTGGATAGTAGTGCTGGCAGGTATCGGCGCTATCATGATCGCCACGCTTTACCTGCAGGTAGGCGGCGAGGGTGCTTTGGGTATCGTGTTTACGCTTTATGCTATCTTCTCGGGTGGTATCGTCGGGATATTTTTATTGGGATTATTTAGCGCCCGTGCCAACCGGCAGGGCCTTACCATAGGCATCATCGCCTGCGTTATTTTTACTGCCTGGGCTTTTTTAACATCAACCAAAATTGGTTTGGGCGATGATAAGCATATCTTGCTTAACTTAGGGCATTACAATTTTAACCAGCACAAGTATATGCTGGGGGTTTACAGCCATTTTGTGGTGATCATCGTTGGCTACCTGGCCAGCCTGTTCTTCCCCAAACCTGTGCTTGATAAAAACCTGTTGTACAGCGGCTGGCTGGAGGCCAAGCGCGCCAATAAATTACAAGAAAAGGCAAACGCTTAA
- a CDS encoding sialate O-acetylesterase, protein MKLKTLMVLACGMAFSPALRAQVTLGSLFTDDMVLQQQTQAPIWGWDDAGKGVSITTSWNNKTYKTTAASTGKWLVKVATPAYGGPYTITINDGKTTKLNNVMIGEVWLCAGQSNMEMPVKGFKGAPIVGSLQAILKSANSNIHLYTVPHSSITVAQDNSKPSVWKVADPESVGNFSATGYFFGRLLNDMLHVPIGLISDNYGGSTAEAWMDAEGLKDFPEIRIPGRTDTIKVVTRTPTTLFNGMIYPVIGYGIKGCIWYQGESNYERPDQYEKLFPAMVKRWRDLWGQGDFPFYYAQIAPYDYAQLPPYNVGGKYNSAYLRDAQRKALKYIPNSGMAVLMDVGEQPTIHPMYKEEPGTRLAYQALALTYGIKGFGYGSPIYQDMTVNGSVATIRFTGAENGLTSYNKPLQYFEIAGKDKQFRPATAIISGSTVWVSSMLVKEPVAVRYAFRDFVVGDLFGTNGLPASSFRTDDW, encoded by the coding sequence ATGAAATTAAAAACGTTAATGGTTTTGGCCTGCGGCATGGCATTTAGCCCGGCATTGCGCGCGCAGGTAACGTTAGGGTCGCTGTTTACCGACGACATGGTATTGCAGCAACAAACCCAGGCGCCCATTTGGGGTTGGGACGATGCGGGCAAGGGCGTAAGCATCACCACATCGTGGAATAATAAAACTTATAAAACCACCGCTGCCAGCACCGGTAAATGGCTGGTAAAGGTAGCCACACCCGCTTACGGCGGTCCGTACACTATCACCATAAACGACGGTAAAACCACCAAGCTTAACAATGTAATGATTGGCGAGGTGTGGCTTTGCGCCGGTCAATCGAACATGGAGATGCCGGTGAAAGGGTTTAAAGGCGCGCCTATCGTTGGTTCGCTGCAAGCGATATTGAAATCAGCCAATAGCAATATCCATTTGTACACCGTGCCGCATTCGTCTATCACCGTAGCGCAGGATAACAGCAAGCCATCGGTATGGAAAGTGGCTGATCCGGAATCGGTAGGTAACTTCAGCGCGACCGGTTACTTTTTCGGCCGCTTGCTAAATGATATGCTACATGTGCCGATAGGCCTGATCAGCGATAACTATGGCGGCTCTACAGCCGAAGCCTGGATGGATGCCGAGGGATTGAAGGATTTCCCGGAGATACGCATCCCCGGCAGAACCGATACTATTAAAGTGGTTACCCGCACCCCTACTACCCTGTTTAACGGCATGATATACCCGGTAATTGGATACGGCATTAAAGGCTGTATTTGGTACCAGGGCGAATCGAACTACGAGCGGCCTGACCAGTATGAGAAGCTGTTCCCCGCCATGGTAAAACGCTGGCGCGATCTGTGGGGCCAAGGCGATTTCCCATTCTACTACGCCCAGATTGCCCCTTACGATTACGCGCAATTGCCCCCATACAACGTTGGAGGCAAGTATAATTCGGCCTACCTGCGCGATGCACAGCGCAAAGCCCTGAAATATATCCCCAACAGCGGCATGGCCGTGCTGATGGATGTTGGCGAACAGCCCACTATACACCCTATGTATAAGGAAGAACCCGGCACCCGCCTGGCCTACCAGGCGCTGGCCTTAACTTACGGTATTAAGGGCTTTGGCTATGGCAGCCCCATTTACCAGGACATGACGGTGAACGGCAGCGTGGCTACCATCCGCTTTACCGGTGCCGAAAACGGCTTAACATCGTACAACAAGCCGCTGCAATATTTTGAGATAGCGGGTAAGGATAAACAGTTCCGCCCGGCTACGGCTATTATATCGGGCAGTACGGTTTGGGTATCATCGATGCTGGTGAAAGAGCCGGTTGCCGTGCGCTACGCCTTCCGCGATTTTGTGGTTGGCGACCTGTTTGGCACCAACGGTCTGCCGGCATCGTCGTTCCGTACCGATGACTGGTAA
- a CDS encoding DUF5703 domain-containing protein → MKKPVIIIALIFLLANCYAQKPAGIEQYNQVWTSQSQNSSESMPCGGGDIGLNVWVENGELLFYIARSGTFDENNAMLKQGRVRVKLSPNPFDGGDFKQQLNLQNGSINISGKNGNLSTQIKVWVNVFSPVIHLEIQSNRPLKTDASFESWRYDDRPVAGKENNQGSWKFAAPKNVKTLKDVIGFKERAILFYHHNADSTVFDATIKQEGMDAVKAEMFNPIKNLTFGGVMYGSNLQAAGTYTGKYQDTNFEGWKLQSISATKQQDITICLNMLQTPSIAEWQNGLNNVVKEEAANQKTAWQKTAAWWQQYWDRSFVYIDEGKTDNSLQWQSGKNYQLFRYMLGCNAFGQSPTKFNGGLFTYDPVFVNRDYAYTPDFRNWGGGLMTAQNQRLVYWPMLKSGDIDMMKPQFDFYLRALHNAELRSKVYWNHGGAAFTEQLENFGLPNFAEYGTKRPAGFDKGLEYNAWLEYTWDTVLEFCQMMLETHRYEGKDVNQYLPFIKSCLSFFDEHYQYIARTLGNKALDGNGHLVLYPGSGAETYKMAYNSNSTIAALQTVTKTLLELPENYLSKDDRAKLEAFAKRIPPITYREMNGHQMLSPAQSWQRVNNVESTQFYSIFPWGIHGLHKPGLDVALNTWKYDTLAIKFRSGIGWKQDNIFAARLGLTKEAAELTTFKLKDSGRRFPAFWGPGFDWTPDHNWGGSGMIGLQEMLMQVDDRKIYLFPAWPKDWDVHFKLHAPYNTTVEGVLKNGKVEVLKVLPAERAKDVVVM, encoded by the coding sequence ATGAAAAAGCCGGTAATTATAATAGCCCTGATTTTTTTACTGGCAAATTGCTATGCCCAAAAACCGGCGGGCATTGAGCAATATAATCAAGTATGGACAAGCCAAAGCCAAAACTCAAGCGAATCGATGCCCTGCGGAGGCGGCGATATCGGCCTGAATGTTTGGGTTGAAAATGGCGAACTGCTTTTTTACATCGCCCGCAGCGGTACCTTCGACGAGAACAACGCTATGCTGAAACAGGGCAGGGTGCGTGTAAAGTTATCCCCCAACCCTTTTGATGGCGGCGACTTTAAGCAGCAGCTTAACCTGCAAAACGGCTCAATAAATATTAGCGGTAAAAATGGCAATCTATCAACGCAAATAAAAGTTTGGGTTAATGTTTTTAGCCCGGTGATACATTTGGAAATACAAAGCAACCGGCCTTTAAAAACCGATGCCAGCTTTGAAAGCTGGCGATACGATGACCGCCCGGTTGCCGGTAAAGAGAATAACCAGGGATCGTGGAAATTTGCCGCGCCTAAAAATGTAAAGACATTAAAAGATGTAATAGGCTTTAAGGAAAGGGCCATCCTGTTCTATCATCATAATGCAGATTCTACCGTATTCGACGCTACGATAAAGCAAGAAGGGATGGACGCGGTGAAAGCCGAAATGTTTAACCCCATCAAAAATCTCACTTTCGGTGGGGTAATGTATGGCAGCAACCTGCAAGCCGCCGGCACCTACACCGGCAAATACCAGGACACCAATTTTGAAGGCTGGAAACTGCAAAGCATATCGGCAACAAAACAACAGGATATTACCATCTGCCTGAATATGCTGCAAACACCATCCATAGCCGAATGGCAAAATGGGTTGAATAATGTGGTGAAAGAAGAAGCGGCCAACCAGAAAACCGCCTGGCAAAAAACAGCTGCCTGGTGGCAGCAATACTGGGACAGGAGCTTTGTTTATATAGACGAAGGTAAAACCGATAACTCGCTGCAATGGCAAAGCGGGAAGAATTATCAGTTATTTCGCTATATGCTGGGCTGTAATGCTTTTGGGCAATCCCCTACCAAGTTTAACGGCGGCCTGTTCACTTACGATCCGGTTTTTGTGAACAGGGACTACGCCTACACGCCCGATTTCCGTAACTGGGGCGGCGGTTTAATGACCGCCCAAAACCAGCGGCTGGTATACTGGCCTATGCTAAAAAGCGGCGACATTGATATGATGAAGCCCCAATTTGACTTCTACCTTCGCGCCCTGCACAATGCCGAGTTGCGCAGCAAAGTGTACTGGAACCATGGTGGCGCCGCTTTTACCGAGCAGCTGGAAAATTTCGGTCTGCCCAATTTTGCTGAGTATGGCACCAAACGCCCGGCGGGCTTCGATAAAGGTTTAGAATACAATGCCTGGCTGGAATATACCTGGGACACTGTTTTGGAATTTTGCCAGATGATGCTGGAAACCCACCGTTATGAGGGTAAGGATGTAAACCAGTACTTGCCTTTTATCAAAAGCTGCCTGTCGTTTTTCGATGAGCATTACCAATACATTGCCCGCACATTAGGCAACAAAGCGCTGGATGGTAACGGGCATTTAGTGCTATACCCCGGCAGCGGCGCCGAGACCTATAAAATGGCATACAATTCCAACTCTACCATAGCAGCACTGCAAACAGTTACTAAAACCCTGCTGGAATTACCGGAGAATTATTTAAGTAAAGATGACCGCGCCAAACTGGAAGCTTTTGCCAAACGCATCCCGCCAATAACATACCGTGAAATGAACGGGCACCAAATGTTATCGCCCGCGCAAAGTTGGCAACGGGTAAATAATGTGGAGAGCACCCAGTTCTATTCGATATTCCCCTGGGGGATTCACGGCCTGCACAAACCCGGTTTAGATGTGGCTCTAAACACCTGGAAATATGATACGCTGGCCATTAAATTCCGCAGCGGGATAGGCTGGAAACAGGATAACATCTTCGCGGCCCGTTTGGGCTTAACCAAGGAAGCTGCCGAATTAACCACCTTTAAACTGAAAGATTCCGGTCGCCGTTTCCCGGCGTTCTGGGGGCCGGGGTTCGATTGGACACCCGACCATAACTGGGGCGGCAGCGGCATGATCGGTCTGCAGGAAATGCTGATGCAGGTAGATGACCGCAAGATCTACCTCTTCCCTGCCTGGCCTAAGGATTGGGATGTGCATTTTAAACTGCACGCGCCTTATAATACCACGGTTGAGGGTGTACTGAAGAACGGCAAAGTAGAAGTGCTAAAAGTATTGCCCGCCGAGCGGGCGAAAGATGTTGTGGTGATGTAA